The following are encoded together in the Oncorhynchus nerka isolate Pitt River linkage group LG23, Oner_Uvic_2.0, whole genome shotgun sequence genome:
- the LOC115106887 gene encoding lamina-associated polypeptide 2, isoforms beta/gamma-like has translation MPEYLEDPSVLTKDKLKSELLANNVALPTGDQRKDVYVQLYLKNLTVQNKKISSTDAFSSDEEFPVPVVLNKSRSGRKATRKTDKPRLEDLDVTELTSEGLKDELLKYGVNAGPIVASTRKLYERRLQKLLDHGPPEAVALPVVITQVDRNGNSDSYHYSDKEEEMTTVPEPEPVPVVERPVRSRGKTPVTTRTRSSQHNRVEKIAAGEQTPSRADEKDILKEMFPYETNTPTGINATCRRPIRGAAGRPLKSGDLWTDETLLRSASNSSYTESRTATVHRVTTLPPSTRLVTSVAPPAGKAVAPPRGLPVWLKLLLLSVVAGFIFFVYQTMETNAMAPFGGSSDSMQTSGSEVRK, from the exons ATGCCGGAATATCTGGAGGACCCATCGGTTCTCACCAAAGATAAACTCAAAAGCGAGCTTTTGGCCAACAATGTTGCTCTCCCGACCGGAGACCAGCGAAAGGACGTTTATGTGCAGCTGTATCTGAAAAACTTGACCGTGCAGAACAAGAAGATCTCATCTACAGACGCCTTCTCCAGCGACGAGGAGTTTCCAGTCCCGGTAGTCTTAAACAAAAGTCGCTCCGGCAGG AAAGCCACGAGGAAAACAGATAAGCCTCGGCTTGAGGACCTGGATGTGACTGAGCTGACCAGTGAGGGCCTGAAGGACGAGCTGCTCAAGTATGGAGTCAACGCAGGACCCATCGTGG CCTCAACCCGTAAGCTGTATGAGAGAAGGCTCCAGAAGCTGTTGGACCATGGTCCTCCTGAGGCCGTTGCTCTACCGGTGGTCATCACTCAGGTAGACCGCAACGGCAACTCTGACTCATACCACTACAGCGACAAGGAGGAAG AGATGACTACAGTCCCAGAACCAGAGCCAGTCCCCGTGGTGGAGAGACCTGTCAGAAGCAGAGGGAAGAccccagtcaccaccaggacCCGCAGCAGCCAGCACAACCGA GTGGAGAAGATAGCAGCTGGTGAGCAGACACCCAGCAGGGCGGATGAGAAGGATATCCTGAAGGAGATGTTCCCCTACGAGACCAACACTCCAACAGGAATCAA CGCCACCTGTCGACGGCCCATCCGAGGTGCAGCCGGCAGGCCCCTAAAGTCTGGTGACCTGTGGACAGATGAGACCCTCCTGCGCTCCGCCTCTAACTCTTCCTACACGGAGAGCCGCACCGCCACCGTCCACAGAGTCACCACCCTGCCCCCTTCTACCAGGCTGGTAACGTCAGTGGCGCCCCCTGCTGGCAAGGCTGTAGCACCACCCCGTGGCCTGCCTGTCTGGCTGAAGCTGCTGCTCCTCAGCGTTGTAGCTGGCTTCATATTCTTTGTCTACCAGACCATGGAGACCAACGCTATGGCCCCCTTTGGAGGGTCTTCAGATTCCATGCAGACCAGTGGCAGTGAGGTCCGCAAGTGA
- the LOC115106888 gene encoding serine-threonine kinase receptor-associated protein-like, whose protein sequence is MAMRQTPLTCSGHTRPVVDLAFSGITPYGYFLISACKDGKPMLRQGDTGDWIGTFLGHKGAVWGATLNNEATKAATAAADFTAKVWDAVTGDEVLTLAHKHIVKSVNFTQDSSCLLTGGNDKIIRIYDLNKPEAEPQEITGHTSAIKKALWCNNDTQILSAADDKTVRLWDRNSTEVVKQLSFDMSVSSMEYIPDGEVLVITYGKTIAFYNALSLDMIKTVDAPASIHSASLHPDKDFFVAGGDDFKLYKFDYGTKEELESYKGHFGPVHCVRFSPDGELYASGSEDGTLRLWQTAVGKTYGLWKCVLPEELVSENSDTIYCTPAAPEIKA, encoded by the exons ATGGCAATGAGACAGACACCACTCACCTGCTCTGGCCACACAAGACCTGTGGTGGATCTAGCCTTCAGTGGAATCACCCCATACGGGTATTTTCTCATCAGTGCCTGCAAAG ATGGCAAACCCATGTTGCGCCAGGGAGACACAGGGGACTGGATCGGAACGTTCTTGGGTCACAAGGGTGCTGTCTGGGGGGCAACTCTGAATAATGAAGCCACCAAGGCAGCCACTGCTGCTGCAGACTTCACTGC GAAGGTGTGGGATGCCGTGACTGGAGATGAGGTCCTCACGCTGGCACACAAGCACATTGTCAAGTCAGTCAATTTTACTCAG GATAGCAGTTGTCTGTTAACAGGAGGGAATGATAAGATCATACGCATCTACGACCTCAACAAACCGGAAGCAG AACCGCAAGAGATTACAGGGCACACGTCTGCCATAAAGAAAGCCCTGTGGTGTAACAACGACACACAGATCCTCTCTGCCGCTGATGACAAAACCGTACG ACTGTGGGACAGGAATTCCACTGAGGTTGTGAAGCAGCTCTCCTTCGACATGTCAGTCAGCAGCATGGAGTACATCCCTGACGGAGAAGTTTTGGTCATCACCTATGGAAAGACCATTGCGTTCTACAATGCCCTCAG CCTTGACATGATCAAGACTGTGGATGCCCCTGCCTCCATTCACTCTGCCTCGCTGCATCCAGATAAGGACTTCTTTGTTGCCGGGGGAGACGACTTCAAGCTCTACAAATTTGACTACGGCACCAAGGAGGAGTTGG AGTCGTACAAGGGCCACTTTGGGCCAGTACACTGCGTGCGGTTCAGTCCAGACGGGGAGCTGTATGCCAGTGGCTCTGAGGACGGTACGCTCCGGCTGTGGCAGACTGCGGTCGGCAAAACCTATGGCCTGTGGAAGTGTGTCCTTCCTG AGGAGCTTGTGTCTGAGAACTCTGACACAATATACTGCACTCCTGCTGCTCCTGAGATCAAGGCCTGA